CGCATGCACCGAAATGGCCCCGATGACTGGCGGGCGGGCATTTTGCCTAATGCCGGGCGGCATCCAGATGACGGGCATCAAGACCCAGGACAACATCATCGACAATTGCCAGCAATTCATCGCGCGCGATACCATCGCGCGCCTGGATGGATATGCCCTGCATAATCGCACTCAGATAACGGGCAAGACGATGGGCGGCAGGGGCATCGGGCAGCAGGGGTGCAAAGGCAGCGGCAATGGCATCAAGCATCACATCGCGGCGATGGGCGGCATCCTGTGCGAGATCCTGCAGGCCCGGGTGACAGGCAACCATACCGCTTGAGATCATGCAGCCTGCTTCACGGGCCGGGTCGGTAACGGCGGCAACCGCGTTTTCAAGCATACCACGGACGGCATCGGCAACAGAGGCCGCCTTTTTCACGCTGGCAAGATCAAGCGAGCTATAATGTTCCTCGTATCGGCGAAGGGCCTCGCCATACAGGCCTGCCTTGTTGCCAAAGGCGGCATAAAGGCTGGGCGGGGCAACGCCGATGGCCTTGGTCAAATCGCCAACAGACACGCCTTCATAGCCATAACGCCAAAACAGGCGCATGGCCGTTTCCACGGCCTGTTCGCGATCAAAGCTCCAGGGGCGGCCCCCTTGTGATTTTTCAGCAGGTTTCATAGCGATCAATAAACAATACTTGACGGAAAAAGTCAACCATGTTGATTAGTGATCATTAAACAATATGGAGATACCAATGCTTACCCTGTCAAAACCGCCAAAATCCGCCAAATTCGGATTGTTTGCCATCGCACTTGGCCTGCTTGCCCTGCCCGCCATGCCCGCGCCGACATTCGCCCAAACACAGGCATCACCTGCGCTTTCCACCAGTCAGACAACAGTAAACCGGGAGTCGTTTCGTGTGACATCGTCAGATGGCACCAGCCTGGCCGTAACAGCACAGGGTGCGCCCGGCGCACCGGAAATTTTGCTGATCCACGGTTTGCGCCAAAGCCATCTAAGCTGGGAAAAACAGCTTAATGACCCGTCATTGTCGGGTTTTCGCATTGTGACGTTTGATTTGCGCGGACATGGCAATTCCGACAAGCCGGTAACACTTGATGCCTATTCCGACGCAAACCGCTGGGCAGAGGATGTGCAAGCCGTGATCAAGGGCGCAAAACTGCGCCGCCCGGTTCTGGTGGGCTGGTCGCTGGGCGGTTATGTGGTGGGTGCCTATTTGCAGAAATATGGTGGCAGCGCCCTTGCCGGGATTGACCTGGTGGACCCGGTGTCAAACCTGTCGCCCGATCTTTTTTACAAGGAAACCATCGATTTCATCGCAACGACAACCTCCAAAAACCTGGAGACCCGCGCGGTTGCCACGGCCGATTTCCTGGCGGCCTGTTTTCATCAAGCCCCGACACCAGCGGAAATGCGTGAAATGCTGGTGATTAACGGCATGACCGAACCCGCCGTTTATGAAGGGGTGCTGAAAACAGAAACGACCAATCTGGAACCGTATTTTGCGGCGTTCAAAGGGCCAATCCTTCTAAGCCAGGGGCGCCATGACCGGCTGGTGAAAATGGATATGATCGAGCGGTTAAAGGCCGTTGCGCCAGATAGCGAGATTTCGGTTTTTGAAAATAGCGGGCACAGCCCCTTTTTCGAGGAACCGGCCCGCTTCAATGCGGAACTTGCCAGCTTTGTCACCCGGGCCAATGCCCGTTAAGCGGCCATAAACAACAAACAAAACGGGCGCCGTCAGCTTGCGGCGCCCCCATTATTCGTTTTCCTGCAGCCTGATGGCCTGTCGTGAGATCACGGTTTATGCGTGGCCTGCTTCACCAGAAAGAAGTTCGGGTGCAAAGCCCAGCTTGGCAAAGGCGCGCTGCCATTTATCCTCGCAATCGGTGGCAAAAAGCAGTTCCGGGTCGGCATCGACATGCAGCCAGCCATTGGCGCGAATTTCGGTTTCAAGCTGGCCACTGCGCCAGCCTGCATAGCCAAGCGCCAGAATGCTGTTATGCGGGCCTTTATCAAGGGCGATATTTTCCAGAATATCGACCGTGGCGGTGACCGAAACATCACGATCCACCTGCAGGGTGGCGTCATTGCGAAAATCGTTGGAATGCAGCACAAAACCACGTCCCGATTCCACCGGGCCACCAAAATGCACCTGGATATCGGAAATGGTGGATGCCGGGCGCACGATGCCCAGTTGTTCAAGCAATTCCGGGAAAGTGATTGAATCGATCAGGCGGTTTACGACAATGCCCATGGCACCGTCTTCGTTATGCGCACACAGGTAAACCACGCTTTGCGCAAAGCGCGGGTCGCGCATGCCGGGCATTGCAACCAGTAGCTTGCCCGATAGATATTCTCCGTCGCTGCCTGCAATTGCCATTTTCCGCCATCCTCGTTCGCTATTAGGTAACAGTACCCTGTTAACGCGCTTTCTGCCATGCAGGGTATCAAATTATTCGTGCGCGCTGTTCTTAATCAAACCCTGTCAATTTTCATATGGGTATAATCAGCGGGCTGCACCAGTAAACCTGCATAACAGTAACGCATGGGCACGGTTAACGGTGCGGTAACATGTTCGTGGCTTGCATTGAACACCCCATCGTCGTACCCCTGCCTGCCTGACAATTTTCCGGGAATAACTGTCGTGATCAAGCGTATTCTGGCCCTGTTGATGTTGATCCTGCTGCCACATATGGTGCAGGCGGCCCCTGCCGAGAGCAACTGGCAGGACGAGGAATTTGCATCGGTCCGGGTTTTAAGCGCGCGCGACGGGGTTCAAAACATGCATATCCTGCGCCTGGGCCTTGAATTTGCCCTGCAGCCGCACTGGAAAGTTTATTGGCGCAGTGCGGGGGATGCCGGTTTCCCCCCCACCATCAAATGGGATGGTTCTGCCAATATTGATGAAACCAATATCAATATGCTGTGGCCCGCACCGTTTCGCTTTTCCATTTTCGGGCTGGAAACATTTGGCTATCAGGACCGTGTGATTTTCCCGATCGATGTGCCGGTCCAGAACAATAATGAACCCGTCAGTCTGAAGCTGGCTGTTGATTACCTGGCGTGTAGCGACATTTGTGTGCCCGCCACGGCCAACCTGACGCTGGATTTGCCAGCGGACCGTGGCGAAATTTCCAGCCATGCGCATGAAATTGAAAAATTCGCTGCCAAGGTGCCCCTGACCGGGGCCAACCTGCCGCTGGGTGTGAGCAGCATCTGGGAAAGCCGCAAGGATAAAGACAGCTTCCTGAATGTCGCCCTTCATGACATTCCCGAGGGCGTGACACCCGATATTCTGGTTGAAGGCAAACCGACAGACAGTTTCGGTGCCCCGGTAGCAACCGGCCAGAACCTTCAGGGGGCGCCGATTTACCAGCTTGCGATCCATAATAACGCCAAGGCCGAAAGCTTTGCCGGGCGTGATGTGACCGTAACCGTGCTGGCTGGTGACCTTGCCATTGAACAGCCCGCCACCATTGGCGATGCCCCGGCTGATGGCATGGTCAGCGGCACTGCCAATGCCATGCCCGCAACCACGGCTGCCCCAAATGCACCAAACGCCAGCACGGCCAAGACAGGCTTTGTATCATCATCGCAAACCGCATGGTGGGTGATTGGCGGGCTGGCATTGCTGGGCGGGTTGATCCTGAATGTTATGCCCTGTGTGTTGCCGGTGCTGTCGATCAAGGTGATGGGCGCCATTCACCTGAGCGCACAGGACCGCAAAGGCACGCGTCGCGGTTTTCTTGCCAGTGCGGCGGGCATTATGGTGTCCTTCTGGATCATTGCCGGGGCGCTGGCGATTTTGAAACTGGCGGGCGGGTCGATTGGCTGGGGTATCCAGTTCCAGCATCCGCTGTTTTTAACCACCATGACCATCATTGTGGTGCTGTTTGCCTGCAATATGTTTGGCCTGTTTGAAATCAGCGCCAACCGCCTGAATGACATGGCCAATGACGCCATTGACCAGCAAAATATCCGCACAGGCAGCGCTGGCAAACAAAGCATGGGCGGCCATTTCCTGACCGGGATGTTTGCCACCCTGCTGGCAACCCCGTGTTCGGCCCCATTTTTGGGAACGGCTGTTGGCTTTGCACTGGCCGGGTCGGTTTTTGATATTTTCTGGGTTTTCAGCCTGCTGGGTATTGGTTTTTCGCTGCCCTATCTGTTGATTGCGGCGCGCCCGGAAATTGCGCGTTTGCTGCCCCGTCCCGGTCGCTGGATGGCAATTGTCAAATTTGTGCTGGGGCTGGCCCTTGTGGGGACGGCGATCTGGCTGTTAAGCGTGCTTGCAAACCAGATCGGCACCAATGGCGCAATTGCAGTTGGCATCGGTCTTGCCCTTGCAAGCGGACTGATCTGGTGGCGGCATAAAACCACCAATGAACGCCGCAAACCAATGCTGGCCGGTATTGCCACACTGGCGGTTCTTGCTGCGCTGTTTGCGCCGGGTTTTGCCCGCCCGCCCGCACATGTAACCCCGGTCACCAACACCACAGCCAGTAACAGCAAAGACGAAGGTGCCCTGCCCTGGCAGCCCTTTGCCCCGGAAAAGATCGACACGCTGGTGGCCGAAGGCAAAACCGTGCTGGTCGATATCACCGCGGACTGGTGCGTGACCTGCCAGGTCAACAAACGCCTGGTGATTGATACCGACGATGTGCGCCCGGCCCTGCTGGCCGAAAATGTTGTGCTGATGCAGGGGGATTGGACCCGCCCCAACCCCGAAATTGCGGCGTTTCTCGCCAAATATGACCGCTATGGCATTCCCTTTAATGCCATTTATGGCCCCAAGGCCCCGGATGGCATTTTACTGTCCGAACTGCTGAGCAAGGACCAGGTTATTTCCGGCCTGAATGCCGCGCAGGCGACCAGCGGACTTGCAAATTAGCACCACGCCCCACACCTGTTGGGAAGCCACTGGCATGGAATGATTTTTTAAGTCATTCTAGCCAGGTGCAAAGCATATCCGCCGGTCCTTACACCGGTCATCCTTGCCCGCGAAAAGCGGCATAAATTTTGGAGAAACGTCATGACCATCGCCGTAGGCGCATCATTGCCCGACGTCGTATTGCACCGTGCCACCCCTGATGGCCCCGAAGCCGTGCAAAGCAAAGACCTGTTTGCCGGCCGCAAGGTTGTTCTGTTTGCCGTTCCGGGTGCCTTCACCCCGACCTGTTCGATCAAGCACCTGCCGGGCTTTATCAACAAGGCCGAAGAAATCACGGCAAAAGGTGTGGACGAAATTTTCTGCCTGGCCACCAATGACGCCTTTGTCATGCAGGCTTGGGCGAAGTCGGAAAATGTCGGTGATGCCGTAACCATGCTGGCGGATGGCGACCTGAATTTTACCAACGCAACCGGCCTGAAGCTGGACCTGCGCGGCAAAGGCCTTGGCGAGCGCGCCAACCGCTATGTCATGGTTGTTGACGACAACACCGTGACCCACCTTGCCGTTGAAGAACCGGGTGCGTTTGAAGTTTCCAGCGCCGAAGCCGTGCTGGGCGCGCTTTAAGCCCCAAAAGGTGACCGCCCCGCAACATAAATGCGGGACGCATTAGAAATAAAACAGGCCGGTCCTGCGCAAGGACCGGCCTGTTTTACGTTTATTGTTAAGGCCGGATAAAACAAACCACCGCCCGGCACAAAACCACCAAACCCACAGGAAACCTGTGGGTGGACAAGGGGTTTATCAACAGTACCGGGAAAGGCTGTTAGCGCGGCAGCATGACCGGAATGGCGTCTTCATTGCTGTTGAAGTCGCATTCAAAAACCGGCTTGATGCTGCGGGCAAGGAAATGTACCACGCCATCGCGGAATTCGGATTTGATTGGCGACCAGCTGATGAAAACACCGCCGCGCCCTTCGTAATCGCGAATTTCACGGTCTTCCCGAAATTCGCGAAACGCAAATCCCAGATCACCGGAACTTCCTGCCAGCAGCCAGCCCGGCCGGACACCGCCATGCCAGACCAGATACACGCCCCCAACGCCATCCACTTTCAGCTCGCTGATATCATCAAGCATATAAAGGCGAAAATAATCGCCGCGCGGGCTTGCGCGCCACTTGATGTCCTGTGCCTTGGCCTGGGTCGCGTTTGTTTTGGTTGATGACCAGAACGCCATAATTTTCTTCCTCCTGAACCGCCGGCGCATCCCGACTGTCCACTTTTTATTGACCGGCTTGGTATGCCACCGGTCGGGCGGCAACTACCTCCGGGATATTGTATAATGCCAAGGCATTATAAGACCACCCCTTAAGAAGGGTGTACCTATTCCCGATATTGGCAGTCGCAGGAGGAAATAAAAGAGTTAATCGAACAATTTGTCGATATCGTCCTGGCTGATCCCCTCGCCTTCCATCTGCGGACCATTAAGAAGGTCGGCATCTTCGGCTTTGGCAACGTCTTCTTCTTCCTGGGTCAAAGGCAGGTCGGCAAAGGCGTCCTCGCCCCAGATCAGAATCATGTTGTGGACACGTTTTTCAACGAATTCAAGGGTCTTGACCACCTTGTTGATACGCTGACCGGTAATGTCCTGGAAGTTACAGGATTCAAAAATCTTGGTGACGATAAAGGCGATCTGTTCAACGTGATCGGC
The window above is part of the Thalassospira marina genome. Proteins encoded here:
- a CDS encoding TetR/AcrR family transcriptional regulator, with the protein product MKPAEKSQGGRPWSFDREQAVETAMRLFWRYGYEGVSVGDLTKAIGVAPPSLYAAFGNKAGLYGEALRRYEEHYSSLDLASVKKAASVADAVRGMLENAVAAVTDPAREAGCMISSGMVACHPGLQDLAQDAAHRRDVMLDAIAAAFAPLLPDAPAAHRLARYLSAIMQGISIQARDGIARDELLAIVDDVVLGLDARHLDAARH
- a CDS encoding alpha/beta fold hydrolase; translated protein: MLTLSKPPKSAKFGLFAIALGLLALPAMPAPTFAQTQASPALSTSQTTVNRESFRVTSSDGTSLAVTAQGAPGAPEILLIHGLRQSHLSWEKQLNDPSLSGFRIVTFDLRGHGNSDKPVTLDAYSDANRWAEDVQAVIKGAKLRRPVLVGWSLGGYVVGAYLQKYGGSALAGIDLVDPVSNLSPDLFYKETIDFIATTTSKNLETRAVATADFLAACFHQAPTPAEMREMLVINGMTEPAVYEGVLKTETTNLEPYFAAFKGPILLSQGRHDRLVKMDMIERLKAVAPDSEISVFENSGHSPFFEEPARFNAELASFVTRANAR
- a CDS encoding YqgE/AlgH family protein, whose amino-acid sequence is MAIAGSDGEYLSGKLLVAMPGMRDPRFAQSVVYLCAHNEDGAMGIVVNRLIDSITFPELLEQLGIVRPASTISDIQVHFGGPVESGRGFVLHSNDFRNDATLQVDRDVSVTATVDILENIALDKGPHNSILALGYAGWRSGQLETEIRANGWLHVDADPELLFATDCEDKWQRAFAKLGFAPELLSGEAGHA
- a CDS encoding protein-disulfide reductase DsbD family protein, whose translation is MIKRILALLMLILLPHMVQAAPAESNWQDEEFASVRVLSARDGVQNMHILRLGLEFALQPHWKVYWRSAGDAGFPPTIKWDGSANIDETNINMLWPAPFRFSIFGLETFGYQDRVIFPIDVPVQNNNEPVSLKLAVDYLACSDICVPATANLTLDLPADRGEISSHAHEIEKFAAKVPLTGANLPLGVSSIWESRKDKDSFLNVALHDIPEGVTPDILVEGKPTDSFGAPVATGQNLQGAPIYQLAIHNNAKAESFAGRDVTVTVLAGDLAIEQPATIGDAPADGMVSGTANAMPATTAAPNAPNASTAKTGFVSSSQTAWWVIGGLALLGGLILNVMPCVLPVLSIKVMGAIHLSAQDRKGTRRGFLASAAGIMVSFWIIAGALAILKLAGGSIGWGIQFQHPLFLTTMTIIVVLFACNMFGLFEISANRLNDMANDAIDQQNIRTGSAGKQSMGGHFLTGMFATLLATPCSAPFLGTAVGFALAGSVFDIFWVFSLLGIGFSLPYLLIAARPEIARLLPRPGRWMAIVKFVLGLALVGTAIWLLSVLANQIGTNGAIAVGIGLALASGLIWWRHKTTNERRKPMLAGIATLAVLAALFAPGFARPPAHVTPVTNTTASNSKDEGALPWQPFAPEKIDTLVAEGKTVLVDITADWCVTCQVNKRLVIDTDDVRPALLAENVVLMQGDWTRPNPEIAAFLAKYDRYGIPFNAIYGPKAPDGILLSELLSKDQVISGLNAAQATSGLAN
- a CDS encoding peroxiredoxin, giving the protein MTIAVGASLPDVVLHRATPDGPEAVQSKDLFAGRKVVLFAVPGAFTPTCSIKHLPGFINKAEEITAKGVDEIFCLATNDAFVMQAWAKSENVGDAVTMLADGDLNFTNATGLKLDLRGKGLGERANRYVMVVDDNTVTHLAVEEPGAFEVSSAEAVLGAL